The proteins below are encoded in one region of Silene latifolia isolate original U9 population chromosome 2, ASM4854445v1, whole genome shotgun sequence:
- the LOC141644341 gene encoding uncharacterized protein LOC141644341, giving the protein MEVRKRLTAMAEVDPPHHHRYPTRWKFGRHAAHSSVSSHPQDKAIVPRLAPCMRNLISQDKAIVAQLAPSKLNKRLKCILYLPSEIIFNILLLVPAKILHQVVRYVCKQWNDVVNDPRFIKAHYQSSSAGLLIQNPIKLHYIYYIEGDNSTKIAFPFRARIYGSINGLVLFHDLTNLQIISVINPLTKVKINLPPVHGLKALISSIGFAITSCGHYKVVVTVCDEDHSPKRHVIVFTLGIDKAWRLIDLRGNSEMECLPTVIPRFIAGMLCWCSFSYPCFAMDIDTETIYHLPKPDNFSRWLQQSSFISLGVGLGIIQEQIDGAKWRLWKLTDIKAGKWTGLAGIKINEILSTVRKELFPRDCRYYNPVMLIDDIFWFYYIVDGEYAVFRFNLANQRFVFFPVKYVFDCTELRHHVHTLLSPKKCYP; this is encoded by the coding sequence GACAAAGCTATTGTTCCACGACTTGCTCCCTGCATGCGAAACTTGATTTCTCAGGACAAAGCTATTGTTGCACAACTTGCTCCCTCCAAGCTAAACAAGCGACTAAAATGCATTCTTTATCTTCCCAGTGAGATAATATTCAACATCCTACTTCTTGTTCCCGCTAAAATCCTGCATCAGGTTGTGAGATATGTCTGCAAGCAGTGGAACGATGTAGTTAACGACCCTCGTTTCATTAAAGCCCATTATCAATCGTCTTCTGCCGGTCTTCTTATTCAAAACCCGATAAAGCTACATTATATTTACTATATTGAGGGAGACAATTCAACAAAAATTGCATTTCCCTTTCGTGCCAGAATTTATGGTTCCATTAATGGGTTAGTCTTGTTTCATGATTTGACTAACCTACAAATAATAAGTGTGATTAATCCTCTGACAAAAGTCAAAATTAATCTGCCCCCCGTGCACGGGTTGAAAGCTTTGATCTCAAGTATCGGTTTTGCAATTACTTCCTGTGGTCATTATAAAGTGGTGGTGACTGTTTGTGATGAAGATCATTCTCCAAAAAGACATGTGATTGTGTTTACTTTAGGCATTGATAAAGCTTGGAGATTAATCGATCTTCGAGGTAACTCAGAGATGGAGTGTCTACCCACGGTTATTCCACGCTTTATTGCTGGAATGTTGTGTTGGTGTAGTTTCAGTTACCCTTGTTTTGCCATGGATATTGACACTGAAACTATTTATCATCTTCCTAAGCCAGATAACTTTTCTCGGTGGCTTCAACAGAGCAGTTTTATAAGCTTGGGAGTTGGTCTAGGCATAATACAGGAACAGATAGACGGAGCTAAATGGAGGCTCTGGAAATTGACAGACATTAAAGCTGGGAAGTGGACTGGATTGGCCGGGATCAAAATAAACGAAATTTTAAGCACGGTTAGAAAAGAGTTGTTTCCTAGAGATTGCCGTTACTACAATCCTGTTATGTTGATTGATGATATCTTCTGGTTTTACTATATTGTTGACGGGGAGTATGCTGTGTTCCGTTTCAATCTGGCCAACCAGCGCTTTGTGTTTTTCCCGGTCAAGTATGTATTTGATTGCACTGAACTTCGTCATCATGTACACACATTGCTTTCACCCAAGAAATGCTATCCTTGA
- the LOC141644342 gene encoding uncharacterized protein LOC141644342 codes for MEVRKRLTAMAEVDPPHQHRYPTRWKLRRHSPHSSLSSHPQDKAIVTGLAPCKRNKRLKCTLYLPSEIIFNILLFLPAKVLHQVVRYVCKQWYDIVNDPRFIKAHCQSSSAGLLFQNPMKIHHTYYIEGDNSTKIALPFRARIYGSINGPVLLAWEIV; via the exons ATGGAAGTAAGGAAGAGACTGACAGCTATGGCTGAAGTCGATCCTCCTCATCAACATCGATATCCAACTCGCTGGAAACTTCGTCGTCACTCCCCCCATTCTTCTCTTTCTTCTCATCCTCAG GACAAAGCTATTGTTACAGGACTTGCTCCCTGCAAGCGAAACAAGCGACTAAAATGTACTCTATATCTTCCCAGTGAGATAATATTCAACATCCTACTTTTTCTTCCCGCTAAAGTCCTACATCAGGTTGTGAGATATGTCTGCAAGCAGTGGTACGATATAGTTAACGACCCTCGTTTCATCAAAGCCCATTGTCAATCGTCTTCTGCCGGTCTACTTTTTCAAAACCCGATGAAGATACATCATACTTACTATATTGAGGGAGACAATTCAACAAAAATTGCACTTCCCTTTCGTGCCAGAATTTATGGTTCCATTAATGG ACCAGTTTTATTAGCTTGGGAGATAGTCTAG
- the LOC141644344 gene encoding pentatricopeptide repeat-containing protein At3g04130, mitochondrial-like, giving the protein MQHLFLRLCNRHNLNIGFRNLLIQSAIGVKYGCYVEISGFCTYPDGQFGGKLRSSEVEVIVRKIHVGRSEEEILSSLANDEFCQGISLSHDFVDLLLRRFRDDWKAALGVFRWAESRSCYAHLPEACDLMVDILGKARQFDKMRKLVSEMRERNLVSINTVAKMMRRFAGARQWRDAVRTFDELRTFGLEKNTESMNLLLDTLCKENQVEMARVIFMALKSHISPSLHTFNIFIHGWCKIKRVEEADWTLQEMIGYGFTPCVISYSTIIQSYCKLLQWDKVYELLDVMEVQGCQPSVVTYTTIMSFLAKAGKLDDALIMGDIVKSSGCKVDTTFYNALIHTLGKARLVREGYDVFKIEMPKNGVPPNTETYNTLIAMFCYHGQEDMAFNILEDLEKSAVCKPDLHTFDPLLKVCLKLQMTDRLSELLDDMVTKHHLSLDVSTYSLLVHGLCRINNCEWAFRLFEEMIDKGFTLRHATCRLLLDEVNNQKNMSEAAERIDSYMNPLRDSKRNVVN; this is encoded by the coding sequence ATGCAACATTTGTTCTTGAGGTTGTGTAATAGACATAATTTGAATATAGGGTTTAGGAATTTGTTGATTCAATCTGCTATTGGAGTGAAGTATGGTTGTTATGTCGAAATATCGGGTTTTTGTACTTACCCAGATGGCCAATTTGGGGGGAAATTAAGATCATCTGAGGTTGAAGTGATTGTCAGAAAGATTCATGTGGGTAGGAGTGAGGAGGAGATTTTGAGTTCGTTGGCGAATGATGAGTTTTGTCAGGGTATTAGTTTAAGTCATGATTTTGTTGATTTGTTGTTACGTCGTTTTAGGGATGATTGGAAAGCTGCATTGGGTGTTTTTAGATGGGCAGAATCGCGGTCTTGTTATGCGCATTTGCCTGAAGCATGTGATTTGATGGTGGATATATTAGGGAAGGCTAGGCAGTTTGACAAGATGAGGAAGTTAGTGAGTGAAATGCGTGAGAGAAATTTGGTTTCGATAAATACTGTGGCTAAAATGATGAGGAGGTTTGCTGGGGCGCGTCAGTGGAGGGATGCTGTGAGGACGTTTGATGAGTTGAGAACATTTGGATTGGAGAAGAATACGGAGTCTATGAATTTGTTGCTTGATACACTTTGTAAAGAGAATCAAGTTGAAATGGCTCGTGTGATCTTCATGGCACTTAAATCACACATCTCGCCTAGTTTGCACACGTTTAATATTTTTATACATGGTTGGTGTAAAATCAAACGGGTTGAAGAAGCGGATTGGACCCTTCAAGAGATGATAGGGTACGGATTTACTCCTTGTGTAATTAGCTATTCAACTATCATTCAGTCGTATTGTAAGTTGCTTCAGTGGGATAAGGTTTATGAGTTACTTGATGTAATGGAAGTTCAAGGATGTCAACCTAGTGTTGTTACTTACACAACTATAATGAGCTTTTTAGCGAAGGCTGGTAAACTTGACGATGCCTTAATAATGGGTGACATAGTGAAATCATCTGGATGTAAAGTTGACACAACCTTTTATAATGCATTAATCCATACCCTGGGAAAAGCTCGTCTTGTAAGGGAAGGCTATGATGTTTTTAAAATTGAGATGCCTAAGAATGGCGTTCCTCCAAATACCGAGACTTACAATACATTAATTGCCATGTTTTGCTATCACGGTCAAGAAGACATGGCTTTTAACATACTAGAAGATTTGGAGAAGTCAGCGGTTTGTAAGCCTGATCTTCATACATTCGACCCACTGCTAAAGGTCTGTCTCAAATTGCAGATGACAGATCGTTTGAGCGAACTGCTGGATGATATGGTTACTAAGCATCATCTAAGCCTTGACGTTTCAACATATTCACTATTGGTACATGGCCTTTGTAGAATTAACAACTGTGAGTGGGCTTTCCGACTTTTTGAAGAGATGATAGATAAGGGGTTTACATTAAGGCATGCAACATGTCGTTTGTTGCTAGATGAAGTCAACAACCAGAAGAACATGTCTGAGGCTGCTGAAAGAATTGACAGTTACATGAACCCGCTGAGAGATTCCAAACGAAACGTAGTCAACTGA
- the LOC141644343 gene encoding uncharacterized protein LOC141644343 — protein sequence MANRVFPLCWESTGDQWWYATPIDWASANGMCDLVTELLRIDPNLLIKLTSLRRIRRLETVWEDDLGMGTEARNRVARCRAKVARSLLLDCEPKTGNVDQQNSLIRAGYGGWLLYTASSAGDVDFVKDLLERDPLAVFGEGEYGITDILYAAARSRNSEVFRLLLEYAMDVNKGSSDADENFVEEMMIRAVHAAARGGNLEILKDLLLECSDVSCYRDAQGYTILHSAAGRGQVEVVNHLIRTYNIVDMSDNQGNTALHVAAYKGYSSVVENLILASPLLATSRNNNGDTFLHMVVVGFRAPHFHRIDQQMELMKQVLNNRVVTLKDLINITNNEGKTALHVAIAENVPFNVVDLLMGDPSMDLNIRDLDGSTPLDLLKHRPKTTIPETLNKQIASAGGGCNDLNNASRSSTCGGLLKIQGIGTSPGTSFRFPDGELLSCTGDGFDSDISCELPSSRFSSCSSEQTPTHFNLSNGMKKSGSTNSGSNRLKSLLQWSRGKPGTKLATMSRNVDDKPVSLRQRFSKMNGFPTPSAREKFAASLTHGVIQAKHSPSTPYLESLGSSPTSVNKSRTGSKFYSGPLNGGRSMTDDKHRRVSSFSKSLMNQYFCFGAQGLAVEPVQPEDPVSYKSVNRSCRRLVF from the exons ATGGCGAACCGGGTTTTCCCACTTTGTTGGGAGAGCACAGGTGATCAATGGTGGTATGCTACTCCCATAGATTGGGCATCTGCCAATGGTATGTGTGACTTGGTGACGGAACTCCTCCGCATTGATCCTAACCTCCTCATTAAGCTAACTTCCCTCAGACGCATTCGCCGTCTTGAAACCGTCTGGGAGGATGATCTCGGGATGGGTACCGAGGCACGCAATCGCGTAGCTCGGTGCCGGGCCAAGGTGGCAAGGAGCCTGCTTTTGGACTGTGAGCCTAAGACTGGCAATGTGGATCAGCAAAACTCGCTTATCCGTGCAGGGTACGGTGGGTGGCTTCTGTACACTGCCAGCTCAGCCGGTGACGTGGATTTTGTCAAGGACTTGCTTGAGAGAGATCCCCTTGCAGTGTTCGGGGAAGGTGAGTATGGTATTACCGACATTCTGTATGCAGCTGCACGGAGTCGGAATTCTGAGGTTTTCAGGCTGTTGCTTGAGTATGCTATGGATGTAAACAAGGGCAGTTCCGATGCAGACGAGAATTTTGTGGAAGAGATGATGATTAGGGCAGTTCATGCTGCTGCAAGAGGAGGGAATTTGGAGATTCTTAAGGATCTTCTTTTGGAATGTTCCGATGTTTCATGTTATAGAGATGCCCAGGGTTACACTATCTTGCATTCTGCTGCTGGTAGAGGCCAGGTTGAG GTGGTAAACCATTTGATTAGAACATATAATATCGTCGACATGTCTGATAATCAGGGAAATACAGCACTGCATGTTGCTGCATATAAAGGATACTCTTCTGTAGTTGAGAATCTAATCCTAGCATCTCCTCTGTTAGCTACATCAAGAAACAATAATGGAGATACTTTTCTGCACATGGTTGTGGTTGGTTTCCGAGCGCCACATTTCCATCGAATTGATCAGCAGATGGAGCTCATGAAGCAGGTACTGAACAACAGGGTCGTTACATTGAAAGACCTCATCAATATTACAAACAACGAAGGTAAAACCGCCCTTCACGTTGCTATTGCAGAGAATGTTCCATTCAATGTCGTGGATCTACTAATGGGCGACCCTTCGATGGATTTGAATATCCGGGATCTTGATGGTTCGACACCTCTAGATCTCCTGAAACACCGTCCCAAAACTACTATACCTGAGACTCTAAATAAGCAAATAGCTTCAGCTGGCGGGGGTTGTAACGATCTGAACAATGCATCAAGAAGTAGTACCTGTGGTGGACTCTTGAAAATTCAGGGCATCGGAACTAGTCCCGGGACTTCTTTCCGATTCCCTGATGGAGAGCTTCTCTCTTGTACAGGAGACGGGTTTGACTCCGATATTAGTTGTGAATTGCCTAGTAGCAGATTCAGTTCATGCTCAAGTGAACAAACACCCACCCATTTCAACTTGAGTAATGGGATGAAAAAGTCGGGTTCTACTAATTCCGGTTCAAACCGGTTAAAGTCCCTTCTCCAATGGTCAAGGGGGAAGCCAGGGACTAAACTGGCCACTATGTCTAGGAATGTGGATGACAAACCGGTCTCACTCCGACAAAGATTCTCAAAAATGAACGGGTTTCCGACCCCATCAGCCAGGGAGAAATTTGCAGCAAGTTTAACACATGGGGTGATTCAAGCAAAGCATTCTCCTTCAACGCCGTATTTAGAATCATTGGGGTCTTCGCCGACTTCAGTAAATAAATCTCGTACAGGATCCAAATTTTACAGTGGTCCTCTAAATGGTGGGAGATCAATGACGGATGACAAGCATAGGAGAGTAAGTTCATTTAGTAAAAGTTTGATGAATCAATACTTCTGCTTTGGAGCACAAGGCTTGGCGGTTGAACCGGTCCAACCGGAAGACCCGGTTTCTTATAAATCGGTTAACCGTAGCTGCCGACGGCTTGTCTTCTGA